In Endozoicomonas sp. GU-1, one DNA window encodes the following:
- the pckA gene encoding phosphoenolpyruvate carboxykinase (ATP) — MAHVNVKEALAAVGIKDVLDVVYNPSYETLFEEETRPELEGYEQGVVTEMGAVSVDTGIFTGRSPKDKYIVKDDTTRDTIWWSDQGKNDNKAITEEVWADLKSLVTNQLSGKRLFIIDGFCGANPETRLSVRFVTEVAWQAHFVKNMFIRPGEDELKDFEPDFIVMNGAKCTNPKWQEHGLNSENFVAFNLTERIQVIGGTWYGGEMKKGMFSIMNYLLPLRGIASMHCSANVGEQGDTAIFFGLSGTGKTTLSADPKRALIGDDEHGWDDDGVFNFEGGCYAKTINLREENEPEIFHAIRRDALLENVSVDAQGNIDFDDGSKTENTRVSYPLYHIDNIVKPVSKAGHAKKVIFLTADAFGVLPPVSRLTPEQTKYHFLSGFTAKLAGTERGITEPTPTFSSCFGAAFLSLHPTRYAEELVKKMEAHGATAYLVNTGWNGTGKRISIKATRAIIDAILDGSIDKAETKTLPFFGLHVPQSVAGVDGSILNPQDTYEDPAEWERKAHDLADRFITNFVKFTDNEEGKALLAAGPSLG, encoded by the coding sequence ATGGCCCATGTAAACGTAAAGGAAGCTCTGGCTGCTGTCGGAATCAAGGATGTCCTTGATGTGGTTTACAACCCCTCTTATGAAACGCTGTTTGAAGAGGAGACCCGTCCGGAGCTGGAAGGCTATGAACAGGGGGTGGTTACTGAAATGGGGGCAGTGTCGGTGGATACCGGTATCTTCACTGGCCGTTCTCCGAAGGACAAATACATCGTCAAAGACGATACAACCCGGGATACCATCTGGTGGTCAGACCAGGGTAAAAATGATAACAAGGCAATTACTGAAGAAGTCTGGGCAGATCTTAAATCACTGGTAACCAATCAACTGTCCGGCAAACGTCTGTTCATTATTGACGGTTTCTGTGGCGCGAATCCTGAAACACGCCTGAGCGTGCGCTTTGTGACCGAAGTGGCATGGCAGGCACACTTCGTCAAGAACATGTTTATCCGACCCGGCGAAGATGAGCTGAAGGACTTTGAACCGGACTTTATTGTCATGAACGGTGCCAAATGCACCAACCCGAAATGGCAGGAGCACGGTCTCAACTCGGAAAACTTTGTGGCATTCAACCTGACGGAGCGGATTCAGGTGATTGGTGGTACCTGGTATGGCGGTGAAATGAAGAAAGGGATGTTCTCCATTATGAACTACCTTCTGCCGCTCAGGGGTATAGCGTCCATGCACTGTTCTGCCAATGTGGGTGAGCAGGGTGATACTGCCATTTTCTTTGGCCTGTCCGGAACCGGGAAAACCACTCTCTCTGCCGATCCCAAGCGTGCCTTGATCGGTGATGATGAGCACGGCTGGGATGATGATGGCGTGTTCAACTTTGAAGGTGGCTGTTATGCCAAGACCATTAACCTGAGAGAAGAAAATGAGCCTGAGATTTTCCACGCCATTCGTCGTGATGCGTTGCTGGAAAACGTGAGCGTTGATGCCCAGGGTAACATTGACTTTGATGATGGCTCGAAAACCGAGAATACCCGGGTTTCCTATCCGCTGTATCATATCGATAACATTGTTAAGCCGGTTTCCAAGGCTGGACACGCCAAAAAAGTGATCTTCCTGACTGCCGATGCTTTTGGTGTTTTACCGCCGGTCTCCCGTCTGACCCCTGAGCAGACCAAGTACCACTTCCTCTCCGGTTTTACCGCGAAACTGGCGGGCACTGAGCGTGGTATCACGGAACCAACACCGACGTTCTCCTCTTGCTTCGGTGCTGCCTTCTTGTCACTGCACCCAACCAGGTATGCCGAAGAGCTGGTTAAGAAGATGGAAGCTCACGGCGCGACTGCTTACCTGGTAAATACGGGATGGAATGGTACTGGTAAACGCATCTCCATCAAGGCAACCCGGGCGATCATTGACGCCATTCTGGATGGCTCTATCGATAAGGCCGAAACCAAAACGCTGCCTTTCTTCGGATTGCATGTACCGCAAAGTGTTGCTGGCGTTGATGGCAGTATTCTGAACCCTCAGGACACCTATGAGGACCCGGCAGAATGGGAGCGTAAGGCACACGACCTGGCGGATCGCTTTATCACTAACTTTGTTAAGTTTACCGATAACGAAGAAGGTAAGGCGCTGTTGGCTGCCGGTCCATCACTGGGCTGA
- the hslO gene encoding Hsp33 family molecular chaperone HslO, whose product MSRTDNAVQRFIFENTDIRGEIVSLNHSYVDALAAHNYPEMVRRLLGELVASALLLSTTLKFEGLLTLQARGDGPLTLLMVECTDQRSFRAVAQFKDDLSEGTLQELLGKASLLITVDPVKGKRYQGIVPLEKETLSASLEDYFTQSVQLQTRLWLACDGQTCGGFLLQALPASVELSEDISR is encoded by the coding sequence ATGAGCAGAACTGATAACGCAGTACAACGCTTTATCTTTGAAAATACCGATATTCGCGGTGAAATTGTTTCCCTTAACCACAGTTATGTTGATGCCCTGGCTGCCCATAATTATCCCGAGATGGTCAGACGCCTGCTGGGGGAGTTGGTGGCCTCTGCCCTTCTGTTGAGCACAACACTGAAATTTGAGGGGCTGCTTACCCTTCAGGCCAGGGGTGACGGGCCATTAACTTTGCTTATGGTGGAATGTACCGACCAGCGGTCATTCAGAGCGGTGGCGCAATTCAAGGATGATCTTTCTGAGGGAACGCTTCAGGAGCTTCTGGGCAAGGCAAGCCTGTTGATTACCGTGGACCCGGTCAAAGGTAAGCGTTACCAGGGCATTGTTCCCCTGGAAAAGGAAACGCTGTCAGCCAGTCTTGAAGACTATTTTACGCAATCTGTACAGTTGCAGACCCGCCTGTGGCTGGCCTGTGATGGCCAAACCTGTGGCGGTTTTCTGTTGCAGGCTCTGCCTGCCAGTGTCGAGCTTTCCGAGGACATTTCGCGCTGA
- a CDS encoding Hsp33 family molecular chaperone HslO yields the protein MTALAETTQDAELLELDHETLLVRLFHEETVRIFDKEPVRFVCTCSQERSAKIISTLDRKEIESIIEEEGQVAMDCQFCNHQYVFGKDDIDSIFNEKPQLH from the coding sequence ATGACGGCTCTTGCTGAAACCACGCAAGATGCTGAGCTGCTGGAGCTGGATCATGAAACACTGCTGGTCAGACTGTTTCATGAAGAAACTGTCCGTATTTTTGACAAGGAGCCTGTTCGTTTCGTCTGCACCTGTTCCCAGGAAAGAAGTGCAAAAATCATCAGCACTCTGGATCGCAAAGAAATTGAGTCAATTATTGAAGAAGAAGGTCAGGTGGCGATGGACTGCCAGTTCTGCAATCACCAATATGTCTTTGGTAAAGATGACATCGATTCAATCTTTAACGAAAAACCACAACTTCACTGA